Proteins encoded by one window of Corynebacterium amycolatum:
- the lysA gene encoding diaminopimelate decarboxylase has translation MPIDGNGFELGGYTRPDSTQFNELPAHVWPTTARRRGNDEENPGSVEIGGVSLIDIAKEFGTPVFVVDEQDFRSRCRSMAKAFRGAENVHYASKAFLSKTIARWVMEEGLHLDVASGNEMAIALAAGFPAKDMTFHGNNKSTAELRDAISAGVGKIVLDSRSELRRLSQVAAEAGVVQDVLVRVKPGVEAHTHEFIATAHEDQKFGFSLASGSALEAANLVEEDDNLRLIGLHCHIGSQIVDSDGFILAAERVFSLVEKLVERHGTEISKHFNTLDLGGGFGIAYTAGEQPLDVAPLADEILTAVDKLAQRIGIETPTVAVEPGRAIVGPSMVTVYEVGTLKDVTIDEGMTRRYVSVDGGMSDNIRPALYGSNYDGRVVNREVSGSRIPTRVVGKHCESGDILINDANYPDDIVEGDLFALAATGAYCYAMASRYNMLTRPPVVSVCDGQVTQILRRETVQDLLSLECETPR, from the coding sequence GTGCCTATCGACGGCAATGGTTTCGAGCTGGGTGGCTACACCCGGCCCGATTCCACTCAATTTAATGAACTACCAGCGCATGTCTGGCCAACTACCGCCCGTCGTCGGGGTAATGACGAAGAGAATCCCGGCTCAGTGGAAATTGGCGGAGTGAGCCTGATCGACATTGCCAAAGAATTTGGCACTCCGGTTTTTGTCGTCGATGAGCAGGACTTCCGCTCCCGCTGCCGCTCGATGGCCAAGGCCTTCCGCGGCGCGGAGAATGTCCACTACGCGTCCAAGGCTTTTCTGTCGAAGACCATTGCCCGCTGGGTAATGGAGGAGGGGCTGCATCTCGATGTCGCCTCGGGCAACGAGATGGCTATCGCTCTTGCTGCGGGCTTCCCAGCCAAGGACATGACCTTCCACGGCAATAACAAGTCCACCGCAGAGCTGCGCGATGCTATCTCAGCTGGCGTCGGCAAAATTGTGCTTGACTCCCGTTCGGAGCTGCGTCGCCTGTCCCAGGTGGCGGCTGAAGCAGGCGTGGTGCAGGACGTGCTCGTCCGCGTGAAGCCCGGTGTGGAAGCACACACCCATGAGTTCATCGCTACCGCGCACGAGGATCAGAAGTTCGGCTTTTCCCTCGCGTCCGGTTCAGCGCTGGAAGCTGCCAACCTCGTAGAAGAGGACGACAATCTGCGCCTGATTGGTCTGCACTGTCACATCGGCTCCCAGATTGTCGATTCCGACGGTTTCATTCTCGCGGCCGAGCGCGTGTTCTCGCTGGTGGAAAAGCTCGTCGAACGCCACGGCACTGAAATCTCGAAACACTTCAACACCCTTGACCTCGGTGGCGGTTTCGGTATTGCATACACCGCAGGCGAGCAGCCCCTTGACGTTGCTCCGCTTGCCGACGAGATCCTCACTGCTGTGGACAAGCTTGCGCAGCGTATCGGCATTGAAACTCCGACAGTGGCTGTTGAACCGGGTCGTGCCATCGTTGGCCCGTCCATGGTCACGGTGTACGAAGTGGGCACTTTGAAGGATGTGACCATCGATGAAGGCATGACCCGTCGTTATGTATCGGTCGATGGTGGAATGAGCGACAATATTCGTCCGGCGCTTTACGGCTCGAACTATGATGGTCGCGTCGTTAATCGCGAAGTATCAGGTTCCAGGATTCCCACCCGTGTCGTCGGAAAGCACTGTGAATCGGGAGACATTCTGATTAATGACGCGAACTACCCGGACGACATTGTTGAGGGTGATCTGTTCGCGCTGGCTGCTACTGGGGCATACTGTTACGCAATGGCCAGCCGCTACAACATGCTGACGCGACCACCAGTAGTGTCGGTATGCGATGGTCAAGTGACCCAAATATTAAGACGAGAAACCGTACAAGACTTACTAAGCCTGGAGTGTGAAACGCCACGATGA
- the argS gene encoding arginine--tRNA ligase gives MTSHDADVSIVPENPTVERPRNPEHGDYATNIAMQLGKRVGMVPRDLATEIATALGASEGIDEATIAGPGFINIRLASDAQGKIVEDVLAAGEKWGHADFNSNLDVNLEFVSANPTGPIHLGGTRWAAVGDALGRVLSATGAKVTREYYFNDHGRQIDRFSDSLVAAARNQPTPEDGYGGEYIQDIAAAVLEKNPQALEGSEEEVQEHFRVIGVDMMFEHIKESLHEFGTDFDVYFHENSLFESGQVEAAVNSLKENGKLYEADGAWWLKSTDYGDDKDRVVIKSDGDAAYIAGDIAYVKNKFDRGHNLCIYMLGADHHGYIARLRAAAAALGYNADGVEVLIGQMVNLLRDGKAVRMSKRAGTVVTLDDLVEAIGVDAARYSLIRSSVDSSLDIDLGLWASQSSDNPVYYVQYGHARLCSIGRRAEEAGVTSEDADFSLLVEDREGELIRTIGEFPAIIKSAADLREPHRIARYAEQLAGVFHRFYDTCQILPKADEEVSELHRARLGLAEATRQTLANALQLLGVTAPERM, from the coding sequence TTGACTTCCCACGATGCCGATGTCTCTATCGTGCCGGAAAACCCGACTGTCGAGCGTCCGCGTAACCCTGAGCACGGCGACTATGCAACCAATATCGCTATGCAGCTGGGCAAGCGTGTCGGTATGGTGCCGCGTGACTTGGCAACTGAAATTGCCACAGCGCTCGGCGCCTCTGAGGGTATCGATGAAGCAACCATCGCAGGCCCGGGCTTTATTAACATCCGCCTGGCCTCCGATGCCCAGGGCAAGATCGTCGAGGACGTCTTGGCAGCGGGGGAGAAGTGGGGTCATGCCGATTTCAACTCCAACCTCGACGTGAACCTGGAGTTTGTCTCCGCAAATCCGACCGGGCCGATTCACCTGGGTGGTACCCGCTGGGCAGCAGTCGGTGACGCTCTTGGTCGTGTCCTGTCCGCCACGGGCGCCAAGGTCACCCGCGAGTACTACTTCAATGACCACGGTCGCCAGATTGACCGCTTCTCCGACTCCCTGGTTGCCGCCGCTCGGAACCAGCCGACCCCGGAGGATGGCTACGGCGGAGAGTACATCCAGGACATTGCTGCTGCTGTGCTGGAGAAGAATCCGCAGGCACTCGAGGGCTCTGAGGAGGAGGTCCAGGAGCACTTCCGCGTCATCGGTGTGGACATGATGTTCGAGCACATCAAGGAGTCTCTGCACGAGTTCGGCACCGATTTCGATGTTTACTTCCACGAAAACTCGCTGTTCGAGTCCGGTCAGGTGGAAGCAGCTGTCAACTCCCTGAAGGAAAACGGCAAACTCTACGAAGCTGACGGCGCGTGGTGGTTGAAGTCCACCGATTACGGTGACGATAAGGACCGCGTGGTCATCAAGTCCGACGGCGATGCAGCCTACATTGCGGGTGACATCGCATACGTTAAGAACAAGTTCGACCGCGGCCACAACCTGTGCATTTACATGCTGGGTGCCGATCACCACGGCTACATCGCACGTCTGCGTGCCGCCGCTGCCGCGCTCGGCTACAACGCAGACGGTGTCGAGGTGCTCATCGGTCAGATGGTCAACTTGCTTCGCGACGGCAAGGCTGTCCGGATGTCCAAGCGCGCGGGCACAGTAGTGACCTTGGACGACCTGGTTGAGGCAATCGGTGTCGATGCTGCTCGCTACTCGCTAATCCGTTCCTCCGTGGACTCCAGCCTGGATATTGACCTGGGGCTGTGGGCTTCGCAGTCCAGCGACAACCCGGTCTACTACGTCCAGTACGGCCACGCTCGTCTGTGCTCAATCGGCCGCCGTGCCGAAGAGGCTGGTGTGACCAGCGAAGATGCCGACTTCTCCCTGCTGGTAGAGGACCGTGAAGGTGAGCTCATCCGCACTATCGGTGAGTTTCCGGCGATCATCAAGTCCGCTGCTGACCTGCGGGAACCACACCGCATTGCCCGTTACGCTGAGCAGCTCGCCGGTGTCTTCCACCGCTTCTACGACACCTGCCAGATTCTGCCTAAGGCCGACGAAGAGGTATCCGAGCTGCACCGTGCTCGTCTCGGCCTGGCTGAGGCTACCCGCCAGACGCTGGCCAATGCTCTGCAGCTGCTCGGTGTTACCGCACCTGAGCGCATGTAG
- a CDS encoding (Fe-S)-binding protein gives MKVALFATCIGDMMFPDAVSATARVLTRLGCDVVFPPQQTCCGQMHVNTGYQKEILPQLDTYADAFADSSIDYVVAPSGSCAGAVRHQHPMIAGRYGTRAQTHAAQACANKTLDLSEFITDVAGVTDVGAYFPHSVTYHSTCHSLRVLKVGDRPWRLLSAVDGIDLRELPGAAECCGFGGTFSVKNAETSAAMVADKTANIRATEAEFVTAGDASCLLNIGGALRRQDSGVHAIHMAEILASTKETPFDVDNRQEASLRGEQ, from the coding sequence GTGAAAGTAGCACTTTTCGCGACCTGCATCGGGGACATGATGTTTCCGGATGCAGTGAGTGCGACAGCCAGAGTTCTCACGCGGCTCGGATGTGATGTGGTCTTTCCGCCACAGCAAACCTGCTGCGGACAAATGCACGTCAACACCGGATACCAGAAGGAAATCCTTCCTCAGCTAGACACCTACGCTGATGCTTTTGCGGATTCCTCGATTGACTACGTTGTCGCCCCGTCCGGTTCCTGCGCCGGCGCCGTTCGCCACCAGCATCCGATGATCGCGGGCCGCTACGGTACCCGTGCCCAAACCCATGCGGCACAGGCCTGCGCGAACAAGACGCTGGATCTCTCCGAGTTCATCACCGATGTCGCTGGTGTGACTGACGTCGGTGCTTACTTCCCCCACTCAGTGACCTACCACTCCACCTGCCACAGCTTGCGGGTGCTCAAAGTGGGTGACCGTCCGTGGCGGCTACTCAGTGCAGTCGATGGAATCGATTTGCGCGAGCTGCCCGGCGCGGCGGAGTGCTGCGGTTTCGGCGGCACCTTCTCGGTGAAGAATGCGGAGACTTCCGCTGCAATGGTTGCCGACAAGACAGCCAATATCCGCGCTACGGAAGCGGAGTTCGTGACCGCTGGCGATGCCTCCTGCTTGCTCAATATCGGGGGTGCGCTGCGTCGCCAGGACTCTGGCGTGCATGCCATCCATATGGCCGAGATTCTGGCCTCCACCAAGGAGACCCCGTTTGATGTGGACAACCGTCAAGAAGCTTCCCTGCGAGGTGAGCAGTAA